One genomic segment of Pseudomonas sp. RU47 includes these proteins:
- the fliM gene encoding flagellar motor switch protein FliM encodes MAVQDLLSQDEIDALLHGVDDGLVQTDNAAEPGSVKSYDLTSQDRIVRGRMPTLEMINERFARYTRISMFNMLRRSADVAVGGVQVMKFGEYVHSLYVPTSLNLVKIKPLRGTALFILDAKLVFKLVDNFFGGDGRHAKIEGREFTPTELRVVRMVLEQAFVDLKEAWQAIMEVNFEYINSEVNPAMANIVGPSEAIVVSTFHIELDGGGGDLHVTMPYSMIEPVREMLDAGFQSDLDDQDERWVNALRQDVLDVDVPIGATVARRQLKLRDILHMQPGDVIPVEMPDEMIMRANGVPAFKVKMGSHKGNLALQVIEPIERR; translated from the coding sequence ATGGCCGTGCAGGATCTGCTGTCCCAGGATGAAATCGATGCGCTGTTGCATGGCGTCGACGATGGTCTGGTACAGACCGATAACGCTGCCGAACCCGGCAGTGTCAAAAGCTACGACCTGACCAGCCAGGATCGCATCGTCCGCGGACGCATGCCGACTCTGGAAATGATCAACGAGCGTTTTGCCCGTTACACCCGCATCAGCATGTTCAACATGCTGCGCCGCTCGGCGGACGTTGCCGTCGGTGGCGTACAGGTGATGAAGTTCGGCGAATACGTGCACTCGCTGTACGTACCGACCAGCCTCAACCTGGTCAAGATCAAACCGTTGCGCGGCACCGCGCTGTTCATCCTTGACGCCAAACTGGTGTTCAAACTGGTGGACAACTTCTTCGGCGGCGACGGTCGTCACGCCAAGATCGAGGGGCGTGAATTCACCCCGACCGAACTGCGCGTGGTGCGCATGGTGCTGGAGCAGGCCTTCGTCGATTTGAAGGAAGCCTGGCAGGCGATCATGGAAGTCAATTTCGAGTACATCAACTCGGAAGTGAACCCGGCCATGGCCAACATCGTCGGCCCGAGCGAAGCGATCGTGGTCTCCACGTTCCATATCGAACTCGACGGCGGTGGCGGCGATCTGCACGTGACCATGCCGTACTCGATGATCGAGCCGGTACGCGAAATGCTCGACGCCGGTTTCCAGTCGGACCTCGACGATCAGGACGAGCGCTGGGTCAACGCGCTGCGTCAGGACGTGCTCGATGTCGATGTGCCGATCGGTGCCACCGTGGCGCGCCGCCAGTTGAAGCTGCGCGACATCCTGCACATGCAGCCGGGCGATGTGATCCCGGTCGAGATGCCGGACGAAATGATCATGCGCGCCAACGGCGTGCCGGCCTTCAAGGTCAAGATGGGCTCGCACAAAGGCAACCTCGCGTTGCAGGTGATCGAGCCGATCGAGCGTCGCTGA
- the fliP gene encoding flagellar type III secretion system pore protein FliP (The bacterial flagellar biogenesis protein FliP forms a type III secretion system (T3SS)-type pore required for flagellar assembly.), which yields MGALRIVLTLALMLAAPLAFAADPLSIPAITLGTNADGAQEYSVSLQILLIMTALSFIPAAVILMTSFTRIIIVFSILRQALGLQQTPSNQILTGMALFLTLFIMAPVFDRVNKDALQPYLAETLTAQQAVEKAQVPIKDFMLAQTRTSDLELFMRLSKRTDIATPDQAPLTILVPAFVTSELKTAFQIGFMIFIPFLIIDLVVASVLMAMGMMMLSPLIISLPFKIMLFVLVDGWALIIGTLASSFGGVSP from the coding sequence ATGGGTGCGCTACGCATCGTCTTGACGCTGGCCCTGATGCTGGCCGCGCCGCTGGCGTTCGCCGCCGATCCGTTGTCGATCCCGGCGATCACGCTGGGCACCAACGCCGATGGCGCGCAGGAGTATTCGGTCAGTCTGCAGATCCTGCTGATCATGACCGCGCTGAGCTTCATCCCGGCGGCCGTGATTCTGATGACCAGCTTCACCCGGATCATCATCGTCTTCTCGATCCTGCGTCAGGCCCTCGGCCTGCAACAGACGCCGTCGAACCAGATCCTCACCGGCATGGCGCTGTTCCTGACCCTGTTCATCATGGCCCCGGTGTTCGACCGGGTGAACAAGGACGCGCTGCAACCGTATCTGGCGGAAACCCTTACCGCCCAGCAAGCGGTGGAGAAGGCCCAGGTGCCGATCAAGGACTTCATGCTCGCGCAGACCCGCACCAGCGATCTCGAACTGTTCATGCGTTTGTCCAAGCGCACCGACATCGCCACCCCGGATCAGGCGCCGCTGACCATTCTGGTGCCGGCGTTCGTCACTTCCGAGCTTAAAACCGCGTTCCAGATCGGCTTCATGATCTTCATTCCGTTCCTGATCATCGACCTCGTCGTGGCCAGTGTGCTGATGGCGATGGGTATGATGATGCTCTCGCCGCTGATCATCTCGCTGCCGTTCAAGATCATGCTGTTCGTGCTGGTGGATGGCTGGGCGCTGATCATCGGCACCCTGGCCAGCAGTTTTGGAGGTGTCTCGCCATGA
- the fliQ gene encoding flagellar biosynthesis protein FliQ — translation MTPEVAVDIFREALWLTTLMVAILVVPSLLVGLLVAMFQAATQINEQTLSFLPRLLVMLVTLIIGGPWIVQTFMEYIIQLYKNIPMVIG, via the coding sequence ATGACGCCGGAAGTTGCGGTCGATATCTTTCGTGAAGCCCTTTGGCTGACCACATTGATGGTCGCGATTCTGGTGGTACCGAGCCTGTTGGTCGGCTTGTTGGTGGCGATGTTTCAGGCCGCGACCCAGATCAACGAACAGACCCTGAGCTTCCTGCCGCGTCTGCTGGTGATGCTGGTGACGTTGATCATCGGTGGTCCGTGGATCGTGCAGACGTTCATGGAATACATCATCCAGTTGTACAAAAACATCCCGATGGTCATCGGCTAA
- the flhB gene encoding flagellar biosynthesis protein FlhB, producing MAESESGQDKTEDPTDKRKKDSREKGEIARSKELNTLAVMMAGAGALLVFGGMLAEDLMELMRLNFTLSREVIMDQGAMGAFLLQSGQMALVAIQPIMITLLLAALIGPISLGGWLFAAGSLAPKFSRMNPAAGLKRMFSFKAVVELLKALAKFLITLGVALVVLSADVDDLLRIAHEPLEMAIIHSVTLVGWSTLWLACGLIIIAAVDVPVQLWEAHKKLLMTKQEVRDEHKDQEGRPEVKQRIRQTQREMSQRRMMAAIPDADVVITNPTHYAVALKYDSEKGGAPILLAKGSDFLALKIREIAVANNVMLLESPGLARSIYYSTELEQEIPGGLYLAVAQVLAYVYQIRQYRAGKGKRPDPLKDDLPIPPDLRRDS from the coding sequence ATGGCAGAGAGCGAAAGCGGTCAGGACAAAACAGAAGACCCCACGGACAAACGCAAAAAAGATTCCCGTGAGAAGGGTGAGATTGCCCGTTCCAAAGAGCTCAACACCCTCGCCGTGATGATGGCCGGCGCCGGCGCGCTGCTGGTGTTCGGCGGCATGCTGGCCGAAGACCTGATGGAGCTGATGCGCCTGAACTTCACGCTCTCGCGCGAGGTGATCATGGATCAGGGCGCCATGGGCGCGTTTCTGTTGCAGTCCGGCCAGATGGCGCTGGTGGCGATCCAGCCGATCATGATCACCCTTTTGCTGGCCGCGCTGATCGGGCCGATATCTCTTGGTGGCTGGCTGTTTGCGGCGGGTTCCTTGGCCCCCAAGTTCAGCCGGATGAACCCGGCGGCGGGCCTCAAACGGATGTTTTCGTTCAAGGCTGTGGTCGAGCTGCTCAAGGCGCTGGCCAAGTTTCTGATTACCTTGGGTGTGGCGTTGGTGGTGTTGTCGGCGGACGTCGATGACTTGTTGCGTATCGCCCACGAGCCGCTGGAAATGGCGATCATTCACAGCGTCACGCTGGTGGGCTGGAGTACCTTGTGGCTGGCCTGCGGCCTGATCATCATTGCCGCCGTCGACGTGCCGGTGCAGCTCTGGGAAGCGCACAAGAAGCTGCTGATGACCAAGCAGGAAGTGCGCGACGAGCACAAGGACCAGGAAGGTCGCCCGGAAGTCAAACAGCGCATCCGCCAGACCCAGCGCGAAATGTCCCAGCGGAGGATGATGGCGGCGATTCCCGACGCCGACGTGGTCATCACCAACCCGACCCACTACGCCGTCGCGCTCAAGTACGACTCGGAGAAGGGCGGCGCGCCGATATTACTGGCCAAGGGCAGCGACTTCCTCGCGTTGAAAATCCGCGAAATCGCCGTCGCCAACAACGTCATGCTCCTCGAATCGCCGGGGCTGGCGCGTTCGATCTATTACTCCACCGAACTCGAGCAGGAAATCCCCGGCGGGCTGTATCTGGCGGTGGCTCAGGTACTGGCTTACGTCTACCAGATCCGCCAGTACCGCGCTGGCAAGGGCAAGCGCCCGGATCCGCTTAAGGATGATTTGCCGATTCCGCCGGATCTGCGTCGCGATTCCTGA
- the fliO gene encoding flagellar biosynthetic protein FliO, giving the protein MKRFLWALLALPLSVLAAEPSTATTVPAATAPMVTSGVAGQLTQLVFGLLLVLGVIFFLAWLLRRVQQAGPAGKGQVIELIGSRALSPRDRLLLVQVGNEQILLGLSPGTITALHVLKEPVDVPATSEKATPEFAQHLLKILGKDQKDTK; this is encoded by the coding sequence GTGAAACGGTTTCTCTGGGCTCTGCTGGCATTGCCATTGAGCGTGCTGGCTGCCGAGCCGTCGACAGCCACGACAGTGCCTGCCGCCACCGCGCCGATGGTCACCAGCGGCGTGGCCGGGCAACTGACGCAACTGGTGTTTGGCCTGTTGCTGGTGCTAGGCGTGATCTTCTTCCTCGCCTGGCTGTTGCGCCGGGTGCAGCAGGCCGGGCCGGCAGGCAAGGGGCAAGTGATCGAGCTGATCGGCTCACGCGCACTGAGTCCGCGTGACCGCTTGCTGCTGGTGCAGGTCGGCAACGAGCAGATCCTGCTCGGTCTGAGCCCCGGCACCATCACCGCGCTGCACGTGCTCAAGGAACCGGTCGACGTGCCGGCGACCAGTGAAAAAGCGACCCCGGAATTTGCCCAGCATCTGCTGAAGATTCTCGGCAAGGATCAGAAGGATACGAAGTAA
- the fliN gene encoding flagellar motor switch protein FliN, with product MNDDMNAQDDQALADEWAAALEETGDGQADIDALLAADAAGGSRLPMEEFGSVPKNNDPVTLDGPNLDVILDIPVSISMEVGSTDINIRNLLQLNQGSVIELDRLAGEPLDVLVNGTLIAHGEVVVVNEKFGIRLTDVISPSERIKKLR from the coding sequence ATGAACGATGATATGAACGCCCAGGACGATCAGGCACTGGCCGATGAATGGGCTGCGGCTCTGGAAGAAACCGGTGATGGTCAAGCTGACATCGACGCCCTGCTGGCCGCCGACGCAGCTGGCGGCTCGCGTCTGCCGATGGAAGAGTTCGGCAGCGTGCCGAAGAACAACGATCCGGTGACCCTCGACGGCCCGAACCTGGACGTGATCCTCGACATCCCGGTATCGATCTCGATGGAAGTGGGCAGCACCGACATCAACATCCGTAACCTGCTGCAACTGAACCAGGGTTCGGTGATCGAGCTTGATCGTTTGGCCGGCGAGCCGCTCGACGTGCTGGTCAACGGCACCCTGATCGCGCACGGCGAAGTGGTGGTGGTCAACGAGAAGTTCGGCATCCGCCTGACTGACGTGATCAGCCCAAGCGAACGCATCAAGAAGCTGCGCTGA
- the fliR gene encoding flagellar biosynthetic protein FliR codes for MQSLLQLTDTQISTWVASFMLPLFRVASMLMVMPVFGTTLVSRRVRLYFAVAITVAIVPSLPPMPPVSPLDLSGLMLIAEQILVGAVLGFSLQLFFQAFAVAGQIVAIQMGMGFASMVDPANGVSVAVIGQFFTMLVTLLFLSMNGHLVVFEVLTESFTTLPVGSGLMTAHYWELAGKLGWVLGAALLLVLPAVTALLVVNIAFGVMTRAAPQLNIFSIGFPLTLVLGLFIVWVGLADILNQYQPLATEALQLLRELARAR; via the coding sequence ATGCAATCGCTGCTTCAGCTGACCGACACCCAGATCAGTACCTGGGTGGCCTCGTTCATGTTGCCGCTGTTTCGCGTGGCATCGATGCTGATGGTCATGCCGGTGTTCGGCACCACCCTGGTGTCGCGGCGGGTGCGCCTGTATTTCGCCGTGGCCATTACCGTGGCGATCGTGCCGAGCCTGCCGCCGATGCCGCCGGTCAGCCCGCTCGACCTGAGTGGCTTGATGCTGATTGCCGAGCAGATCCTGGTCGGTGCCGTGCTCGGGTTTTCCCTGCAGCTGTTTTTCCAGGCGTTTGCCGTGGCGGGGCAGATTGTCGCGATCCAGATGGGTATGGGCTTCGCCTCGATGGTCGACCCGGCCAACGGCGTTTCGGTGGCGGTGATCGGGCAGTTCTTCACTATGCTCGTCACGTTGCTGTTCCTGTCGATGAACGGCCATCTGGTGGTCTTCGAGGTGCTCACCGAGAGCTTCACCACGCTACCGGTCGGCAGCGGTCTGATGACTGCGCATTACTGGGAGCTGGCCGGCAAACTCGGCTGGGTCCTCGGTGCAGCGCTGTTGCTGGTATTGCCGGCAGTTACGGCGCTGCTGGTGGTCAACATCGCGTTTGGCGTGATGACCCGCGCCGCGCCGCAACTGAACATTTTTTCCATCGGTTTTCCGCTGACCTTGGTCCTCGGCCTGTTTATCGTCTGGGTTGGTCTGGCGGACATTCTCAATCAGTATCAGCCGCTGGCCACTGAAGCCTTGCAGCTGCTACGCGAACTGGCACGGGCGCGCTGA
- a CDS encoding DUF6124 family protein, with protein sequence MIKPTPNPPETDPTSPYESLDSKKLHEAADRALDHYLCPPGSTPPPRKTRRMYAVTADFKNEELLADASETLASARTIAHDFAHLIPASQRRTLLGIAQLIMLGELAVNRVMDNLELPQ encoded by the coding sequence ATGATCAAACCAACACCCAACCCACCCGAAACCGACCCCACCTCCCCCTACGAATCCCTCGATTCAAAAAAACTCCACGAAGCCGCCGACCGCGCCCTCGATCACTACCTCTGCCCACCTGGCTCCACCCCACCACCGCGTAAAACCCGCCGGATGTACGCCGTCACCGCCGACTTCAAAAACGAGGAACTGCTGGCCGATGCCAGCGAAACACTCGCCTCCGCCAGAACCATCGCCCATGACTTTGCTCATCTCATCCCCGCGTCGCAGCGCAGGACGCTGCTGGGGATTGCGCAACTGATCATGCTGGGGGAGTTGGCGGTGAATCGGGTGATGGATAATCTGGAGTTGCCGCAGTAG
- a CDS encoding flagellar hook-length control protein FliK, with product MPATPNILLQNAAQAKAQAASAKTSAMAVDTGDKASSFAKVFADQGPSKPVASTDNSPKASRDKVADSSGKKDVGKDPSAAAQPAVADSGNDLPADKTAASDDTSASSDDSTNTAQTPVVDAAPVDPTLDPALAVAVQPVVTTPVVQAPAAVQPEAETPALAVLPGVVKDPAPTTDSDFDPSADPLDSLPAVRMAMEQGGHISAASQAQPKTTPAQAQADGELTAAQNFAAGMASMLDVQADKDSTSQGGEKAFSGLIDDGLKDLKTATSDTRVDDFANRLAALTQAATPKTANAVPVNQPIAMHQSGWTEEVVNRVMYLSSANLKAADIQLQPAELGRLDIRVNMVPDQQTQVTFMSAHPSVREALDGQMHRLRDMFNQQGMGQVDVNVSDQNRGWQGQQGQEQAQQGQSGRTSAAGGRLDSADEELAPAAIAEAAAQTTSVIGTSAVDYYA from the coding sequence ATGCCTGCGACCCCCAACATCCTTCTTCAGAACGCCGCTCAGGCCAAGGCGCAAGCCGCCTCTGCGAAAACGTCGGCCATGGCCGTAGATACCGGGGATAAGGCCTCAAGCTTCGCAAAAGTGTTCGCCGATCAGGGACCGAGCAAGCCAGTCGCAAGCACCGATAATTCGCCCAAGGCGTCGCGCGACAAAGTCGCTGACAGCAGTGGCAAAAAGGATGTCGGCAAGGATCCGTCTGCCGCTGCGCAACCGGCGGTTGCCGATAGCGGCAACGACTTGCCTGCCGATAAAACCGCAGCTAGCGATGACACATCCGCCAGCAGCGACGACAGTACCAATACTGCCCAGACGCCAGTGGTTGATGCGGCACCGGTTGACCCGACACTTGATCCGGCATTGGCCGTCGCTGTGCAGCCGGTTGTCACCACGCCAGTGGTGCAAGCCCCGGCCGCCGTCCAGCCTGAAGCCGAAACCCCCGCGCTCGCCGTGTTGCCGGGAGTGGTCAAAGATCCGGCACCGACCACCGACAGCGATTTCGACCCTTCGGCCGATCCGCTCGACTCGCTACCGGCCGTGCGCATGGCGATGGAGCAGGGCGGGCACATCTCCGCTGCCAGCCAGGCGCAACCGAAAACGACGCCTGCTCAGGCTCAGGCCGACGGCGAATTGACTGCGGCACAGAACTTCGCCGCCGGCATGGCCAGCATGCTCGACGTGCAAGCCGACAAGGACAGCACCAGCCAGGGCGGCGAAAAAGCCTTCAGTGGTTTGATCGACGATGGCCTCAAAGATCTCAAGACGGCGACCAGCGATACGCGCGTGGATGACTTCGCCAACCGTCTGGCGGCATTGACTCAAGCCGCCACGCCGAAGACCGCGAACGCGGTGCCGGTGAATCAGCCGATCGCCATGCATCAGAGCGGCTGGACTGAAGAAGTGGTCAACCGCGTCATGTATCTGTCGAGCGCCAACCTCAAGGCGGCGGATATTCAGTTGCAACCGGCCGAACTGGGGCGCCTGGATATCCGCGTCAACATGGTCCCGGATCAGCAGACGCAAGTGACGTTCATGAGTGCGCACCCGAGCGTGCGTGAAGCGCTGGATGGTCAGATGCATCGCCTGCGCGACATGTTCAACCAGCAGGGCATGGGCCAGGTCGACGTCAATGTCTCCGACCAGAACCGTGGCTGGCAGGGGCAGCAAGGCCAGGAGCAGGCACAGCAGGGCCAGAGTGGTCGCACCAGCGCTGCCGGCGGTCGCCTCGACTCGGCGGATGAAGAGTTGGCGCCTGCCGCCATTGCTGAAGCCGCTGCTCAAACCACCAGCGTGATTGGCACCAGCGCCGTCGACTATTACGCCTGA
- the fliL gene encoding flagellar basal body-associated protein FliL codes for MAKSETAAVKDPATKGKLKLIIVIVLALLLAIGASVGATWFFMHSAQSKPAEAADAAPVGKQPAIFEPMAPAFVANYNQNGRQRYMQVSITMLARNQADLEALKVHMPVIRNNLVMLFSGQDFATLATPVGQEMLRQKATASVQEVAQKELGKVVIEQLLFTNFVLQ; via the coding sequence ATGGCGAAGAGCGAAACAGCAGCAGTGAAAGACCCCGCAACCAAAGGCAAACTCAAGCTGATCATTGTGATCGTGCTGGCGTTGCTATTGGCCATTGGCGCATCCGTGGGGGCGACCTGGTTCTTCATGCACAGTGCCCAGAGCAAGCCTGCCGAGGCCGCCGATGCAGCGCCCGTCGGCAAGCAGCCAGCGATTTTCGAGCCGATGGCGCCAGCCTTCGTTGCCAACTACAACCAGAACGGCCGTCAGCGCTACATGCAGGTGAGCATCACCATGCTGGCGCGTAATCAGGCCGATCTGGAAGCGCTCAAAGTGCACATGCCGGTGATCCGCAACAACCTGGTGATGCTCTTCTCCGGTCAGGATTTCGCCACCTTGGCGACCCCGGTCGGCCAGGAGATGTTGCGCCAGAAGGCCACAGCCAGCGTCCAGGAAGTGGCGCAGAAAGAGCTGGGCAAAGTGGTGATCGAACAGTTGCTTTTCACTAATTTCGTACTGCAGTAG